The Naumannella cuiyingiana DNA window GAGTCTGAGCCAGTCCTGGGACGCGAATGCGGTGCCGTTCCATTCGCCCGCGGTCTCGGAATTGGCCAGCCACTCGCGCACCCGGTCCGCCTGTCGCTCGGCCTGCAGGGCCTCGGCCTGGCGTGCCACTTCCACGGCCGAGCCGTCGAGATCGGCCCGGTTCCACCGGAAACCCGAGTTGCTCAGCCGCCACCATCGCTCGCGGCGGTCCCGGGCGAGATCCGGTGCCTCCTCGATGAATCCGGTCTCGGCGAGGACCCGGAGGTGGTGGCTCGCACTGCCCACCGCCTGTCCGGTGCGCTGGGCCAGTGCGGTGGCCGTGGACGGGCCATCGACCCGAAGTGCGTCGAGCAGCCGGGAGCGGAACGGATTGGCCAGCGCGGCAAGGGACTCCGCCCGACGGATCGTCCGGTAGTTGTGATCGGCCATGCCGGCAGGGTAGATTAACAAGAAGTGTTGTGCAATGACTCTTGTGTAAGTGTGCAGGTCTTCGGCTCCGACGGATCGCCCGAGAAGGAAGTTTGCGACCGCGGGCCTGTGGCTCCCCATTAAGGTGGTGCGGCTGCAAGGACGAGCGAGAGGGGCGCGATGAAGGCGCTGG harbors:
- a CDS encoding ArsR/SmtB family transcription factor, coding for MADHNYRTIRRAESLAALANPFRSRLLDALRVDGPSTATALAQRTGQAVGSASHHLRVLAETGFIEEAPDLARDRRERWWRLSNSGFRWNRADLDGSAVEVARQAEALQAERQADRVREWLANSETAGEWNGTAFASQDWLRLTPQELDQLGAELLQVLTSWHERVADEQSERLADPNAEPVLVFMRGFPSQP